The Pseudophryne corroboree isolate aPseCor3 chromosome 2, aPseCor3.hap2, whole genome shotgun sequence genome has a segment encoding these proteins:
- the MATN1 gene encoding cartilage matrix protein: MKTSLCLLSTLLFFSCYSYVAVGAPPQQLRGPNCKTHPSDLVFIIDSSRSVRPSEFEQVKHFLSQVIESLDVGVNATRVGLINYASSVKNEFSLKTHKTKAALLQAVKKVQPLSTGTMTGLAIQYAINHAFSEAEGARLRSPGVKKVAIVVTDGRPQDGVKDISAKARQSDLELFAIGVGRVDMATLRQIASEPLDEHVDYVESYSVIEKLSNKFQEALCELTDLCSTGDHDCQQICVSAPGSYTCACKDGYTLNEDGKTCNACGASAIDLVFLIDGSKSVRPENFDLVKQFINQIVESVDVGDNKAHVGLVQYSSSVRQEFPLGRYSSKKDIKSAVKKMSYMEKGTMTGQAIKYLIDNTFAISNGGRPGVSKVGIVFTDGRSQDYINDAALKAKELGYKMYAVGVGNAVEDELRMIASEPVAEHSFYTADFKAMKEIGKKLQMKICVEENPCECEAIVKFQTKVEELIQALTRKIETVSKRITALENKITV, from the exons ATGAAGACCTCTCTGTGTCTACTCTCCACTCTCCTGTTCTTCAGTTGCTATAGTTATGTTGCAGTGGGGGCACCTCCGCAGCAGCTAAGGG GCCCAAATTGCAAGACTCATCCCTCTGACCTGGTATTCATCATAGACAGCTCACGTAGTGTACGACCTTCTGAATTTGAACAGGTCAAGCACTTTTTGTCACAAGTCATCGAGTCTCTGGATGTTGGTGTTAATGCCACAAGAGTCGGTCTCATCAATTATGCCAGCTCTGTCAAAAATGAGTTCTCCCTCAAAACACACAAGACGAAGGCTGCTCTCCTCCAGGCAGTCAAAAAAGTCCAACCTCTTTCTACTGGAACAATGACAGGCCTTGCCATCCAATATGCCATCAACCATGCCTTCAGTGAGGCTGAAGGTGCGCGGCTAAGATCTCCGGGAGTCAAGAAG GTGGCTATTGTGGTAACTGATGGCCGTCCTCAGGATGGTGTAAAGGATATTTCGGCTAAGGCACGACAAAGTGATTTGGAGTTGTTTGCCATTGGGGTCGGACGTGTTGATATGGCCACGCTGCGCCAGATTGCCAGTGAGCCCCTAGATGAACATGTAGACTATGTGGAGAGCTACAGTGTAATTGAGAAGCTAAGCAATAAATTTCAAGAAGCACTCTGTG AACTGACTGACCTCTGCTCTACTGGAGATCATGACTGTCAACAGATCTGTGTCAGTGCGCCTGGGTCCTACACCTGTGCCTGCAAGGATGGATATACATTAAATGAAGATGGAAAGACCTGCAATG CCTGTGGTGCCTCAGCTATTGATTTGGTGTTTCTGATTGATGGTTCCAAGAGCGTACGTCCGGAGAATTTTGACCTTGTCAAACAATTCATCAATCAGATAGTGGAGTCTGTGGATGTTGGCGACAACAAGGCACATGTCGGTCTTGTCCAGTACTCAAGCTCAGTAAGGCAAGAATTCCCCTTGGGAAGGTATAGCAGCAAGAAGGATATTAAGTCGGCTGTAAAGAAGATGTCCTACATGGAGAAAGGCACTATGACTGGTCAAGCCATCAAGTATCTAATTGACAATACCTTTGCCATCTCCAATGGGGGAAGACCAGGTGTATCTAAAGTTGGCATTGTCTTTACTGATGGTCGTTCCCAGGACTACATAAATGATGCAGCATTGAAAGCCAAGGAACTGG GTTACAAGATGTATGCTGTTGGTGTGGGCAACGCTGTGGAGGATGAACTCAGGATGATTGCCTCTGAACCTGTAGCTGAGCACTCTTTCTACACAGCTGATTTCaaggccatgaaggaaattggcaAAAAACTTCAGATGAAAATCTGTGTCG AAGAGAACCCCTGTGAATGTGAAGCTATTGTCAAGTTCCAGACCAAGGTGGAAGAACTCATCCAAGCATTAACAAGGAAAA TTGAAACTGTGTCCAAGAGAATCACCGCTCTAGAGAATAAAATCACTGTGTGA